AAAATTCGACGATTGAGTGATTGCGGGGTAGTCCATTACCCCAATACTTCCGAATGAAATCAAGAACTACACCAGAACACAAGAAGCCACTATTAAACGGACTTCAGCTTTAGCTCCAACAGAGGCGCGACTACATCGTTGTCCTGCGTGCGTATCCAGAGCATTTCCTCCTCTGAGTAGAGCTCTGCAACAATCGCATTAGCTAATTCACAATCATGAGAAATCAAATGCTGCGCCAACCACTCTGCAGCAAAGGTACGTTTTTTACCGAGCGTACCCTGTGAACGCTTGTACAGGTTTTTTACTGCCTTGCGCGCATATTCTACTGAGGCGATTCCCGGAGTCGCTTCAACCATCTTGCGATGCAACTTTTTGCTTTTCTGCTCGATGATATAAGGAAGCACTTGGCCAGAAACATAGTCGTGGGCGACCGATCCTTTACAAGGACAGCTATACGACTTCCTGTTTTCGTAGATTTTTTTCAGAGCATTGAGGTGATTATTGGTCTTGTATGCGGATCGGGCCGCCAAACCAGCGTAACCAATGGACAATGCTGTTCCAGCAACAACCAAACCAATACCCGTCGCAGAAGTCGCAGCCGCTGCACCGGTAGCCAGGCCGGTTAGTGTGGCACCTGTAGCCGTCTGTGCACCCCACACCCCATAATAAGCAGCAGAGCCAACCCCTCCAGCCACAGCCTTTGCGGTACGGTGCCGACTGACAACCTTGCCGAAATTCAGTGGTGGACGTATATCAATATTGTTGTGTGGCACCTGTGGTATCTCCTACTTCTCTTATTCAATCTTTGTTGGATAGCTGCAAACGAATTAGTCCAACTGTCCCAACAACTATTGGCGCTTTATACCACAGAAATAAGTAAGAATTCGACAAGTCGCAATAGTCAATAGCACAGAGTTTCAACTTGACTGAAAAAATCAGTAGCTAGCGTATGGAAAAGAGCTGGATAGCTATACGAGGTGGCACCTGTGACCAAAATGGGCCTAACGTTCAAAATATGAATGGGGTTAAAGGGATTTGCTGTTATTATCCTTTTGATTAAGAGCGCAAAGCTCCCCATCTGCAAACTCTGTTAAGTGGAATAGGTAACGGGCAAAATCCCTTATGTTGGAAAAATTAGGTAAGTTATTGGATGTTGAAGAGCTGGATCGAAATCTCTTCCGCAGTCGTCATCACGTTGAAAATTATCGTAAAGTGCTTTTTGGCGGGCAAGTTCTGGGCCAGGCACTGATGGCAGCAACTCGTACCGTTGAGCATCGCCTACCCCACTCCCTGCACGCCTACTTCCTCCGCCCTGGCTCTAGTGAGCTGCCGGTGATCTACGAAGTAGACCCAATCCGCGATGGAGGTAGCTTTACCACTCGTCGCGTAGTCGCCAAGCAGCGCGGGCGCGCGATCTTCAATATGTCCGCCTCCTTCCAAATTCGGGAACCCGGATTTGACCACCAGGCCGACCTGCCTTGTGTCGAGATTCCCTCTCCTGAGAGCCTGAAAAACACCCAGGAGCTGGCCCTGGAAGCTGGATTGGTTAGCCCGCAGTACGATCAGCGGCGCTATATGATCGATTTTCGTCCGGTAGACCCGCAAAGCTACTTTGGCGCTGAAACCCGCGAAGCCAAATGCATGTTCTGGCTGCGGGCAGAGGGCGAGATGTCGGACGACCCGATGGAGCACCGAGCAGCACTTTGCTATGCATCCGATATGGGACTCCTGGGTACCTCCCTACAGCCGCACGACATATCCTTATTCGATCCCCAATTGATGCCCGCGAGCGTTGACCACGCGATGTGGTTCCACCGCGATTTCCGCCTGGATCAATGGCTTCTCTATGTAACGGATAGCCCTTCGGCAACCGGTGCCAGAGGCTTTACCCGCGGCCAGATTTTCACCCGCGACGGAACGCTGGTAGCGTCTACCTGCCAAGAGGGACTGATTCGACAAATAAAAAATTAAATCAGTGGTTTACAGCCGAAAAATTGCTGCTATAGTGCCGCCCCTTCGCAAATGATGCGAAACAAAAAACGGTGAGTAGCGCAGCCTGGTAGCGCACTTCGTTCGGGACGAAGGGGTCGGAGGTTCGAATCCTCTCTCACCGACCAGATTTTCAAAGCCCGCTTTTAGCGGGCTTTTTTGTGCCTGAACTCTTTAGCTTGAGCTGACGATAAGCCGTTCAGATTACCCCTCACTTTCCCCCAGTGCATCGCACCAGGAACAGTACAAGCAACTCCTGCATGTTTACCTTGCCGGGCTTAATGCGGAAGCGCACTAAAAAGTTAAAAGCGATGGGGACAAATAAAGAATTAGCTTCAGAAGTACCGAAGAGGCACGAGGCTTTGAGCATGGCTGGCTTAGCTATTTACACCGATAAGCAAGTAAGAGATAACACCCTCAAGGCAGCTGTGTAATTGCCCATGTAAGCCTTTAAAGTAAAAGCGCTACCAGGAATGAAATCATAAACACGAAAAAGCCCGCATAAGCGGGCTTTTTCTTTTTATATGGTCGGTGAGAGAGGATTCGAACCTCCGACCCCTTCGTCCCGAACGAAGTGCGCTACCAGGCTGCGCTACTCACCGAGGCCGCGAATACTACTCATCCATTTTTCAAAGATCAAGTAATTTTTGGCGCGAATGTCATCATTGATCATTTTGCCGACACAACCGATCTTTGAGTTGTCCTCAAAGGCAGTCTAATCCGCATTATAGCTGGACCTCCCCGGCTCCAAGCGCCTCTTTCTACACTGGAGATTCAAGCTTTACGGTTGCTAGTAATTGCCCCAATCTCCGACATATCCATTTAGTCTGCCAACTAACAACCAATCCCTTACTCGTCCTGGGGTCGAACACTTTCCACCGATTTAGCCACTCTCTGAAACCCTCTTCACGTATACGGCAAACTGTGGTCGCCAAAGAAATACCGATATTATTTCTATCCACTTTCTTGTATTTACGTATCTTCAACGACTATCAAGTACTTTTAGTTTTGAGTGCACACGTATAAAAAATGCAAAGCTCTCCACAGAGGATACAAGAGTTTGGAGCAGAAAAAACCAAGAAGGGCATACAGTGCGAGGCAATAGCAAATTACATTGAAAAGCTGCTAGATATCGTTTTTTGATATTTTGAGTAAGTAGATCTTTACATAAAAGCGAACTGACAAGCTCGTTAAGCTGCTTTTCCAAGACATCGATATAAACAGTTACCTTTAAATTCCAGTTCGCTATTTACGGATATTTCTACAAGTGCCGCTATTTTTCACCGGGCACCCGAGGGGATTTTCCCCGAGCCCTAACACCAATACAAGGGAGCAGCACCCTGCACGCCACAAGAATATTAACCACTCATTTAAGTAGAAAATCCCGAGTAAGACTTTATTTTTTAAAAAATATTCCTTTTGGGAAAATTACAGAATTTTAAGAAAAATGGTGACTACAATTGCGCCCCCATTACCTTTTTGTTTCCCGCTCCATTTTTTTTCAAACTTTCCCTGTGCTTCTGAAAAGCTTCTCTATACTCAGATCAGCCGGCTGAGTGTCCGTCGCAAGATGCAACAACTCGAAAGCTCATTACCGATTTATTATCAGCAGGCTGATCCTAAAAACGGGGCTCTATCAAGCTCCAAAATTCTCACCCGTAAACCATGAAATAACCTGGGCGATAGCCCCCTATCGTCATTGGTCTACTCGAGGAGTACGTTCATGTACCAACCATATGCATATGCTCAAGGGATCTTTGGACAACCACAAAACTATGCCGTACCTCCGATTAATCCGGTCGTCGGACTCACTCCCCCCAGCCATACCTACCGCTTCAACAGTTAGCACCACAAGGATTGCTGGGAGAGTTTATTAGCCGTGCAGCCCCGGTAGTTGGTGGCATTGTCGGTGGACCACAAGGTCAATTGATCAATGCACTCGGCGGATTGGGCCAAGTACTGCCCTTCCAGGCCGCACCGCAGCTTCCACAACAGTTAGCGCCCCACATTCCTCAGCAGCTTGCTCCACAAATTCCACCTCAGTTCGCTCATCAGTTTGCCCCCCAAAACTATCTCAGCGAATTGATAAACCGCGCGGCCCCAGTTTTGGCCAATTACATCAATAACCCTCAGGCACAGCTAATCAATGCAGCCGCCCAACTAGGGCAGCTCTTACCCTATCAAGCCGCTCCGCAACTGCCACCGCAAGGTCTCCTCGGTGAGTTGATTAGTCGTGCCGCACCTGCTCTTGGCAACTACATTGGCGTACCTCAACAAGGTCAACTCCTTAACAACTTGGCGCGCCTCAACCACCTGCTGCCCTACCAGGCCGCACCGCAATTCACGCCACACCTCGTTCCTCAGACCTACATCGGCCAACCGGTAAATCAACTGGCACCTGTGGCTCCGGAGCAGTATGGATCGGTTCCCCCGCAGGCTTTTGCACCACTGAGCCAACCGGTGCCATTCCAGGCTTTCCCGCAACCACCTCAGCAACCCCTCCAGAATTTGAGTGGCATCGGGCAGCCACTGCCCTATCAGGCAATGCCGCAATCCAACTCAGCCTTTCAGCAACAGGCTTATCTGCACTAAAAATGCAAAAAAAGGGGCTTCACGCCCCTTTTCCTGGGGGTGGGTTCGACCCTGCCCTATTTTGGATGGCGCAGTCACAATGAGAAGAAAATGAAGAAGTTTGAGCAATATGTAGCCGTACCAAATCGTAAGGTATCAGCTAGCACTCTGGAGCTAGAGGAGCTGGTGAAGGAAGCTTCAAATTGCCCCGATGTTAAGGACGTTACTTTGCGCAAAAGCAACGTCACCCTTGTGGCTACACCCGATGCCGTCGACGACCTAAGAAAGAAATTGAGAGGCAAAGTAATTATTGATCCGGATCAACCTGTCCACCCTCTCAATTGAGACTGAAACCCACTCGATTCACCACTTTCAGACGTTTCACACGCGTACTAAATCAGTACCGCACTGAAAGCGAAGGAACATGAACATGACTGAATCCCGACAAGAAAAGGCCGCAGGAGAACCTTCGGTCGAGGTTGCAGAGAAAGTCGAGCTACTTATTTCACCCCGCCGCAGCCTGATGGCTAAATCCATGGGCGTGCAGCCATTGAGCTCGGGCTCAATGCACCATGTGATTTCCACTATTGCCAGGCAGGCAGGTTGTGAGGTGCTTCGTGAAATACGCCCCGGCAGAAAACTAAAAACGCTGTCTTCCGCCGATGAGGCCACCAATATTTACAAAGTCCGTATGGATGTGGATGCTGCTGCGGCACTTTACCAGACCACACCACCAAACGTCGCCGTTGAACTGGACTCACTTCTCTCTTACGGGCAAGCGAGCTATTCACCGACCTTTTCCGCAGTTTTTGCACAGCAACCCGGACTATTGCGCGAATACCACGTCCAGGCACAGCAGGTGCACTTCCGCGTTATCGGTGCAAAAGGTGAGCCCATACGCGACGCGCAAATAATTGTTGAAAGTGCGGGCTTTCCTCAAGAAGGGGTCACCAACAATAAAGGGGAAGTCGCGCTCAGTATTTTTGCGCAAAGCGGCGGCGCTCAAGTGAAATCACTTCTGATCCGCCCCGCCAAAGATTTCTGGAACAAATATATTCGCAGCCCCTCCCTATCACTCACCGGTGTAAACCTGGTGAAACTCCAACCCCTAAGCGAAGCCATACCCAACTTCCCCAATGATGCTTCCTATGGCTGGGGGCAAAAGTACATGGGCCTGGACCAGCTACCCGATGAATACACGGGCAAAGGTATCAAAATCGCAATCATCGATTCCGGTGCGGATAATAAGCACCCGATACTGAGCCATTTAAAGAATGGTATCGATGTCACCAATAATTACGATGCCAATAGCTGGGCAGAAGATATCGTCGGCCATGGAACCCACTGTGCAGGAATTATTACAGGCCAACCCTCTGGCTCCGAGGCAATACGCGGTTTTGCTCCTGAAGCCGAAATCTATGTATTCAAAGTTTTCCCCGGCGGGCAATTTAGCAGCTTGATTGATGCCCTCTCGCATTGTATAGAACTCGGCGTTGACGTAGTGAATATGAGCCTGGGCAGCTCTGATTCGTCAGAAGCTGTTGAGCAACAGATCGAGGAAGCGGTCCAACATGGTATCGCCTGTATAGTTGCCGCAGGCAACAATGGCGGGGCAGTCCAGTATCCAGCCAGTTCTCCAAATGCTATGGCTGTCGGCGCTCTGGGAATGCTCAATGAATTCCCCAAAGATTCCTGGGAAGCGCAAACAGTAATACCCTCAACAGCATCAGCCGACGGTCTATTTGTTCCTAGATTTAGCGCTTTCGGCCAGGAAATTTCTGTTGCCGCACCTGGTGTGGGTATCGTTTCGTCTGTGCCTGACAAAGGCTTCGATGTTCAATCAGGTACATCAATGGCCGCGCCGCATATTACCGGTTTGGCAGCACTACTACTTGCCCACCATCCATTATTTAAAGGTGTGCTCCGGCAGAAAGATGTATCCAGGGTGACCGCCTTATTCCAACTAATCCGATCCTTGGCCGCACCAATGCCCCTCGGGGCAGAGAGAGTTGGCGCAGGTGTTCCCAAGCTTTTCGGTATCAACTCCGCTTTTGAGTCCGCCAAAGAGCAAGCAAGGGCCGCGGGTACTCATGCCGCTACCGCGCAAGGTCCCTCCTCGGCCACTCCATACTCTGGATTTACCATGAGTCCTTTACAGGGCTACCCCCCTCAAGCTACACCCAGTTGGCAGGGGCAGTTTGTGCCGGGAGGCTATTACCCTTCCGAAATAGCAGCGGTTAACCCCCAGCAACCAATGGTAAGTAGTTTTCCAGATGGATTTGCCCTGAGCGCCTACGGTATGCAGTTCGTTGATCCCCGTGCAATCAGATATTGGTAGCTCTGTCGCCATCGTCAGTTAGACTGCAAAAGACCTTTCAAGACCGCAGTTATGCTGCGGTCTTGTCCTTCGTAGCATTCAATTCCCACTTAGGCAGCATGCCTGCCCGCTAATCCAGCCCTCTCAAAAGATGCTTGTGACGGCCCACCCACATCTCCCTTCTTGTTTACTAATACGGGAGATGCTTACTAGTATGCACTGCCATATGATAACGACTTTGTAAGTGTATTCTTTTTAAATGGTACATATCTGAAAACCAATCAAATGAAACCTGCCACCTCATAACTG
This DNA window, taken from Microbulbifer sp. MKSA007, encodes the following:
- a CDS encoding acyl-CoA thioesterase II; this translates as MLEKLGKLLDVEELDRNLFRSRHHVENYRKVLFGGQVLGQALMAATRTVEHRLPHSLHAYFLRPGSSELPVIYEVDPIRDGGSFTTRRVVAKQRGRAIFNMSASFQIREPGFDHQADLPCVEIPSPESLKNTQELALEAGLVSPQYDQRRYMIDFRPVDPQSYFGAETREAKCMFWLRAEGEMSDDPMEHRAALCYASDMGLLGTSLQPHDISLFDPQLMPASVDHAMWFHRDFRLDQWLLYVTDSPSATGARGFTRGQIFTRDGTLVASTCQEGLIRQIKN
- a CDS encoding S8 family serine peptidase; its protein translation is MTESRQEKAAGEPSVEVAEKVELLISPRRSLMAKSMGVQPLSSGSMHHVISTIARQAGCEVLREIRPGRKLKTLSSADEATNIYKVRMDVDAAAALYQTTPPNVAVELDSLLSYGQASYSPTFSAVFAQQPGLLREYHVQAQQVHFRVIGAKGEPIRDAQIIVESAGFPQEGVTNNKGEVALSIFAQSGGAQVKSLLIRPAKDFWNKYIRSPSLSLTGVNLVKLQPLSEAIPNFPNDASYGWGQKYMGLDQLPDEYTGKGIKIAIIDSGADNKHPILSHLKNGIDVTNNYDANSWAEDIVGHGTHCAGIITGQPSGSEAIRGFAPEAEIYVFKVFPGGQFSSLIDALSHCIELGVDVVNMSLGSSDSSEAVEQQIEEAVQHGIACIVAAGNNGGAVQYPASSPNAMAVGALGMLNEFPKDSWEAQTVIPSTASADGLFVPRFSAFGQEISVAAPGVGIVSSVPDKGFDVQSGTSMAAPHITGLAALLLAHHPLFKGVLRQKDVSRVTALFQLIRSLAAPMPLGAERVGAGVPKLFGINSAFESAKEQARAAGTHAATAQGPSSATPYSGFTMSPLQGYPPQATPSWQGQFVPGGYYPSEIAAVNPQQPMVSSFPDGFALSAYGMQFVDPRAIRYW